In a genomic window of Wyeomyia smithii strain HCP4-BCI-WySm-NY-G18 chromosome 1, ASM2978416v1, whole genome shotgun sequence:
- the LOC129719016 gene encoding lysM and putative peptidoglycan-binding domain-containing protein 2: protein MSLHTMNEIVQKYKSWKSYIKFVKLVSDGMEDETFFGEKQSIRESARGALKKYGSISGTVNCGGSNRSPALCTDALIRHDIEKTDTLQGIALKYECSMEQIRRINRLLPTDSIFLRPFLMIPVGKDSPYYPQDPSSIIRPSALSIRSATVAGCPSSSSACSTPVADPGISEVSAISPEEESRKNMEEFLGKIDSSIASSRKYIAESQKNSEFMSSQSDDNIFSSGASVNSSGYYSKPRAYSTASSSSSISSYQQYHYHNITGASGGTGASSLSHHQQHHIRQNSSGSTASDTSQLIVMTQGKRVQSSLQKLEKQQDELFEL from the exons TTCGTAAAGCTGGTCTCAGACGGTATGGAGGACGAAACGTTTTTCGGCGAGAAGCAATCGATACGGGAATCGGCTCGGGGAGCGCTGAAGAAGTACGGCAGTATTTCCGGCACAGTCAACTGTGGAGGTAGCAACCGATCGCCCGCCCTATGCACCGATGCGCTTATCCGACATGACATCGAAAAAACCGATACCCTGCAGGGTATTGCGTTAAAGTATGAATGCAGT ATGGAACAAATTCGCCGCATCAATCGTCTTCTACCAACCGACTCAATCTTTTTGCGACCCTTCCTAATGATTCCGGTGGGGAAAGATTCGCCCTACTATCCTCAAGATCCGTCGTCGATTATTCGACCCAGTGCACTCTCAATTCGGTCGGCTACGGTTGCTGGCTGTCCGTCCAGCTCATCTGCCTGTTCCACACCGGTTGCAGATCCAGGAATTAGTGAGGTTAGCGCTATTTCTCCAGAAGAGGAAAGTCGGAAAAACATGGAAGAGTTTCTTGGCAAGATTGATTCCTCGATAGCTTCTTCACGGAAGTATATAGCAGAGTCGCAGAAAAATAGTGAATTCATGTCCAGTCAGAGCGACGATAACATTTTCAGTTCCGGCGCCAGCGTCAACAGCAGTGGCTACTATTCAAAGCCACGGGCATACTCGACGGCTTCCTCGTCGTCATCAATTTCGTCATATCAGCAGTATCATTATCATAATATCACAGGCGCATCGGGCGGGACAGGTGCTAGTTCGTTGTCCCACCATCAGCAGCATCACATTCGACAAAACTCATCAGGAAGTACGGCCTCTGACACGAGTCAGTTAATCGTAATGACCCAAGGCAAGCGGGTTCAAAGTTCACtgcaaaaattggaaaaacaaCAGGACGAACTGTTTGAGTTGTAG
- the LOC129719015 gene encoding TRAF3-interacting protein 1, translating to MSDLDPAIIKKTQNSLGKYVKKPALTEKLLKKPPFRFLHDVINVVIRETNFLQGLYTLEELNSDNFKEREAKIAYLQKLIDATKAITGKELKVRPSKVIAGLEPEKTNELLQVIGYALEKKLSSSSVVQSYHDKKAKETNGEEVIPVVNGSKTSGEKSDVKKSKDKAKEKAYEKDKPRDTEKDKSRSKPKRAEVPEDARKEETKSKKEKPEKRTKEKDKSNHNKKDDKHKTDKEDAKPSGERKKLEKSKSKEKEKSLKRADSIKNEPVQLNTIDPLGAENDSKDSLKENESGEANGKVASPAEDELVAVIDEEAELRRIERNSSRRSSLKKQGSLTPSENNVLGDLNQYNGLDIQDQSRQISSALGDVVTRHDSDPVEPVTIEKLSAKPPIHRQQSVDSVMRPRTSLRPPSVRPPSARPGAPRRKEKNVEIVLQPNETTKLGEINVKMEVFNNELLDDDGENLVVIEDSTVMGDDDDGLSKSVDEGGKELQEQGHLVRQILETQKEFSNIAGEDGKAEVAKKVEMEWSSNQRQSSSKQTDILRESIQKLTRSVNPLGKLMDFLQEDIDSMERELTNWQQVYSQAAIELNKERSANESAIEPLKHQLAQIEGNIREYREMIDITRCNILHNEQKIERLYMTEI from the exons ATGTCTGACCTAGATCCGGCTATCATAAAAAAGACCCAAAATTCACTTGGCAAATACGTGAAAAAACCCGCATTAACAGAAAAACTACTGAAGAAGCCACCGTTTCGGTTTCTGCATGACGTTATCAATGTG GTCATCAGAGAAACAAATTTTCTGCAGGGTTTGTACACCCTAGAGGAACTTAACTCGGACAATTTCAAAGAGCGTGAAGCAAAAATAGCCTATCTCCAGAAGTTAATTGATGCAACCA AGGCCATAACCGGGAAAGAGTTAAAAGTACGACCGTCCAAAGTAATCGCTGGTCTTGAGCCAGAGAAAACAAACGAATTACTGCAGGTAATAGGCTATGCACTAGAGAAAAAGTTGAGCAGTTCCAGTGTCGTACAAAGTTATCACGACAAAAAGGCAAAGGAAACCAACGGAGAAGAAGTTATTCCAGTTGTAAACGGAAGCAAAACGAGTGGTGAGAAAAGCGACGTAAAGAAAAGTAAGGATAAGGCGAAGGAAAAAGCATACGAAAAAGATAAACCAAGAGATACTGAAAAAGATAAATCGAGATCTAAACCTAAACGAGCAGAAGTTCCAGAAGATGCTAGAAAGGAAGAAACAaagtcaaaaaaagaaaaacctgagaagagaacaaaAGAGAAAGATAAAtcaaatcataacaaaaaagaCGACAAGCATAAGACAGACAAAGAAGACGCAAAACCATCTGGTGAaagaaaaaaactggaaaagtcTAAATCCAAGGAGAAGGAGAAAAGTTTGAAACGGGCAGACTCAATTAAAAATGAGCCTGTGCAACTGAACACTATTGATCCTCTGGGCGCGGAGAACGACAGCAAAGATTCGCTCAAGGAAAACGAGAGCGGCGAAGCAAACGGAAAAGTGGCATCGCCTGCCGAAGATGAACTGGTGGCTGTTATCGATGAGGAGGCCGAGTTGCGTCGTATTGAGCGCAATTCCAGTCGaaggtcgtcgttgaaaaagCAGGGTAGCTTGACACCGAGCGAGAACAATGTGCTGGGAGATCTCAACCAGTACAATGGTTTAGATATTCAGGATCAGAGTCGTCAAATCAGTAGTGCGCTGGGGGATGTCGTTACGCGACATGATTCGGACCCGGTTGAACCCGTTACAATTGAAAAACTATCGGCCAAACCTCCGATACATCGACAACAATCTGTGGACAGTGTAATGCGGCCAAGAACTAGCTTAAGACCTCCGAGTGTACGGCCTCCTTCAGCTAGACCTGGGGCTCCCAGAAGAAAGGAGAAAAATGTTGAGATTGTTTtgcaacccaacgaaacaactAAGTTGGGTGAAATCAACGTGAAAATGGAAGTTTTCAACAATGAACTACTGGATGATGATGGTGAAAATTTGGTAGTGATTGAAGATTCCACAGTCAtgggtgatgatgatgatggcttGAGCAAAAGTGTAGACGAAGGAGGTAAAGAGCTGCAAGAGCAGGGTCATCTTGTGCGGCAAATTCTAGAAACGCAGAAAGAATTTTCGAACATCGCTGGTGAAGACGGAAAGGCTGAAGTTGCGAAAAAAGTTGAGATG GAATGGTCTAGTAATCAGCGACAATCTTCATCTAAGCAAACGGATATACTACGGGAGTCAATTCAAAAACTAACACGATCAGTTAATCCCCTTGGTAAACTAATGGATTTTCTTCAGGAAGACATCGACTCGATGGAGCGTGAATTGACCAACTGGCAGCAAGTATATTCGCAGGCAGCCATCGAGTTGAACAAGGAACGAAG TGCTAATGAAAGCGCTATCGAACCATTGAAACACCAACTGGCTCAAATTGAAGGAAACATTCGAGAGTACCGGGAAATGATAGATATTACCCGGTGCAACATTCTTCACAATGAGCAGAAAATTGAAAGGCTGTATATGACAGAGATTTGA
- the LOC129719017 gene encoding uncharacterized protein LOC129719017 has product MSDYDWDSHNRRQVLEGRQILERTSASLARSNQIAIETEQTGHEVISELEVQRESLLRSQNRLENANVGLSKSRAILRTMQRNVLYNKVILILIIVMEVVILAGMLFLKFFR; this is encoded by the exons ATGAGCGACTACGACTGGGATTCCCATAACCGTCGACAGGTACTTGAGGGACGACAAATACTTGAGCGAACTTCGGCCAGTTTAGCACGGTCCAACCAGATTGCGATCGAAACCGAACAGACCGGTCATGAG GTCATCTCTGAGCTTGAAGTTCAACGTGAATCATTGCTGCGCAGTCAAAACCGCCTGGAAAATGCCAACGTTGGTTTGTCCAAGTCAAGGGCTATTCTTCGAACAATGCAGCGGAATGTGCTATACAACAAAGTGATACTAATCCTGATAATTGTAATGGAAGTCGTTATACTCGCCGGTATGctgtttttaaagtttttccgtTGA